The nucleotide window TTGCATTTACTAAAGTTGCATAAGAGCTTACACGGAAGGAACAACAACCAAGTTATATGAACTCACAACACAAAACAATTTTCATGGAGATAACATGAATCCTCACATATAGCCTCTTCAGCAAACAAGCAACATGAGAGTTGCAATTAGCTATGCAACATTTATATGTTAAGAAGCTAAATAAACTAGGCATTCTTACCCAAGAGAAATGTCCACCATGGAACTTGTTATTTGCCCCAGCAATATGCGCATCAACAGGAGTCAGCTTTAATAATCTTGGAGCTGGGATTTTATTTCCCATTCGACCGGTAAAACCAGTTTTGGTATTCCCATCTTTATCAGTAAACAAAGTGCATATCAAGATCAAATATGTATCTGTCGTGCCCAGTATCCATTTGCCATCATAAGTAACATCAACATGTGTAATTGGAGAGCCAAGGCCAGGGAATGCAGTCTTTGCTTGCCTCATAGAGGTCTTTGAGTACAAGCGAATTTTCCCATCAAGTGATCCAACTACAATGGAGCCATCACCAGTCGTGGCAAAGCACTGAAAATTCGTTCCTCTTGAAAACTGATGCCCTTGAGTCCAATTCAACACTGGAGAACTCGTATTAGCTAATGTTTGAACAATTCCCTTCTTATCACGCATGTCCCACTGACACAGCCGGTTATCATCCAAACCTAAAAATGTCGATTCAGAAGGATCCAACTGTGACCCTTTGGTATCATTTGTTATATCCTTCATGGTAATATCAGTCCCGTCCTTCTCAAACTTCCATTCAGTAACAACTTTACCAGTCTCGATATCCAATTGGTGAAGTCCAGTTGAACGGGGTTTCCCTTCCTTAAAAGGACTCATTAGCATCATATTAGTTTCTCCACGCATCAAAAGAGCCTTTTTAGGCGTCGAGCCTCCGGACCACTTATCCTTCTCATCAAATTTCACATAAACACCCTTCCCATGGATTCCATGGCTGAAATTTTTCACAACTTGAACTCCTGAATCATTCACAAGAAAACTATTATCTAAAGCCCCTAACGCCAAACTCTGTATTCCTCCACCAGTAGCAGATTCCTCAAATTCCTCCAGCAAATCTTGGCTATCCCTCACCGGAGTCATGGGACTCTTTCCACTACCCTTCCAGACTCCAGAATCTGCATCTTCCCACATTGCATCATCTGATTCCTCAGATTTTAACCATCCAATAAACTCCTTCCCATAAATCTTCACTTTGTTCACCTCCGTAGCCTCCATTCCATACACATTCTCAAATAAGCAGTCCTGGAACTTGGTAATGAAATTCCTATGCTCGtcatccacaaaaaatttcaaagcCCACACTCCGTTATCCACAAAATCAACCCTCCTTTGATCTCCAAACATCTTCAACTGCATATCAGTCGAAACCCTAACCTTAATCTTCTTCCCCACCTTCAAAACCCAAAAGCCCTCATCTCCTCCACTTGACAATTCGTAATCGTCTTCATCATCACCTCCAATTTTCAGTGTTTTAACAAACTCATAGTAAGTCAGCTTCTGCGAGATTATCCATTTCGCTTTCGGCGTATTACCGCCAACATGCAAGTACAACTTAACGGCATTTCTTAGATTCATCGGCGTCTCCGGGGAACCGTACTTAAGTTTTAGTGATTTCAGTTTGGAATCCAATTCATCAAGGGTTTTGTTACTCACCGGTGGAGTCCTCATCGAAGCGTGATCGTCAGCGGCATCTTCATACTGTTCCTCACTTTCCGTTCTGGTGCTTCCCTCATCGTCCTCGTAATCCGATTCATCGGAAAGTTCTAGACCTTCGCGACTGTGAGAAGCTCCCATGATTGAAATATTCCGCTCAAATGATCAACCGTTGATCGCCGGAAAAGTAGATATTACTGAATTGCTATAGGTGAGAAGAAAcgaatcaaaaatcaaaattcggAAAAAGTGGAATAAAGGGAATTTGATTAGCTTTAATTTACAAGTTTTTGAACAGAAAAGCCGAAGACGGATGAAAATGGATATATATGTAAATTCGGAAGATGGCGTACATCTGACGGTGACACGTAGC belongs to Solanum stenotomum isolate F172 chromosome 1, ASM1918654v1, whole genome shotgun sequence and includes:
- the LOC125864988 gene encoding protein CYPRO4, with amino-acid sequence MGASHSREGLELSDESDYEDDEGSTRTESEEQYEDAADDHASMRTPPVSNKTLDELDSKLKSLKLKYGSPETPMNLRNAVKLYLHVGGNTPKAKWIISQKLTYYEFVKTLKIGGDDEDDYELSSGGDEGFWVLKVGKKIKVRVSTDMQLKMFGDQRRVDFVDNGVWALKFFVDDEHRNFITKFQDCLFENVYGMEATEVNKVKIYGKEFIGWLKSEESDDAMWEDADSGVWKGSGKSPMTPVRDSQDLLEEFEESATGGGIQSLALGALDNSFLVNDSGVQVVKNFSHGIHGKGVYVKFDEKDKWSGGSTPKKALLMRGETNMMLMSPFKEGKPRSTGLHQLDIETGKVVTEWKFEKDGTDITMKDITNDTKGSQLDPSESTFLGLDDNRLCQWDMRDKKGIVQTLANTSSPVLNWTQGHQFSRGTNFQCFATTGDGSIVVGSLDGKIRLYSKTSMRQAKTAFPGLGSPITHVDVTYDGKWILGTTDTYLILICTLFTDKDGNTKTGFTGRMGNKIPAPRLLKLTPVDAHIAGANNKFHGGHFSWVTESGKQERHLVAAVGKFSVIWNFQQVKDSAHRCYQNQQGLKSCYCYKIVPKDESIIESRFMHDKYAVSDSPEAPLVVATPMKVTSISMSGKKRGLRN